The following coding sequences are from one Streptomyces dengpaensis window:
- a CDS encoding SUKH-4 family immunity protein, with protein MSTTDTDVGGAITLTDDDLDPYVTHGETRRWLTGSGLPSDGALLGFDALREHGLRRLADLAGDADKLAGELRDQLVIGALRHLDRDLESIVLDGETGEISTAYVYRNPTLADLSPLAPSLEALLRSAAATEELTGAGGQFSRLGHFGPKAVTEASDRLAAVYASGVGKDVPAYWRMAALIRPLARIAGPGEGLVLDLPKRLLDEEFGTGVIMRFEDVDFGPALTHEPTRRFLRETGLPEDGLLFQLDTEVPLPALTEYYADERPDAFSADELPTSADRLIRLGYLLEDTSLVVDGTTGTILAWSEPDLTLRPLNADISTLAFTLWLLHREKTLDATHGISDAYEQLGATMTQTLATVDLVACDPTPSLPGDDGWRYWPEIFEDQASGTLYA; from the coding sequence ATGAGCACGACTGACACCGATGTCGGCGGCGCGATCACACTGACCGACGACGACCTGGATCCGTATGTCACGCACGGGGAGACGCGGCGGTGGCTGACGGGGTCCGGACTGCCGTCCGACGGCGCGCTGCTGGGGTTCGACGCGCTGCGCGAGCACGGGCTGCGCAGGCTTGCGGACCTGGCCGGCGACGCCGACAAGCTCGCCGGGGAGCTGCGGGACCAGCTCGTCATAGGAGCGTTGCGGCACCTGGACAGGGACCTGGAGTCGATCGTCCTGGACGGTGAGACGGGCGAGATCTCCACGGCGTACGTCTACCGGAACCCCACTTTGGCGGACCTGTCCCCCCTGGCCCCGTCCCTGGAGGCCCTGCTGCGCTCCGCGGCGGCCACGGAGGAACTGACGGGTGCCGGGGGCCAGTTCAGCAGGCTCGGCCACTTCGGCCCGAAAGCGGTCACGGAGGCGTCGGACCGCCTGGCTGCCGTCTACGCGTCGGGCGTGGGCAAGGACGTGCCGGCGTACTGGCGGATGGCCGCGCTGATCCGCCCGCTCGCCCGGATCGCGGGTCCCGGCGAGGGACTCGTCCTCGACCTCCCGAAGCGGCTGCTGGACGAGGAGTTCGGCACGGGCGTGATCATGCGCTTCGAGGACGTCGACTTCGGGCCCGCGCTGACACACGAACCGACACGCCGTTTCCTGCGGGAGACGGGCCTGCCCGAGGACGGCCTCCTCTTCCAGCTGGACACAGAGGTGCCGCTGCCGGCCCTCACCGAGTACTACGCGGACGAGCGGCCCGACGCGTTCTCCGCCGACGAACTCCCCACGTCCGCGGACCGCCTGATACGCCTCGGCTACCTCCTGGAGGACACGAGCCTCGTGGTCGACGGCACCACGGGCACGATCCTCGCCTGGAGCGAGCCCGACCTCACCCTGCGCCCCCTCAACGCCGACATCTCCACCTTGGCGTTCACCCTCTGGCTGCTCCACCGCGAGAAGACGCTCGACGCGACCCACGGCATCAGCGACGCCTACGAACAGCTCGGCGCCACCATGACCCAGACCCTCGCCACGGTCGACCTGGTCGCCTGCGACCCCACCCCGTCCCTCCCCGGCGACGACGGCTGGCGCTACTGGCCGGAGATATTCGAGGACCAGGCGAGCGGCACGCTGTACGCGTAA
- a CDS encoding LysR family transcriptional regulator → MDLNLLVALDALLAERNVSRAGRRLGLSQPATSSSLARLRKMFGDPLLVRRGREFTLTAEAERLVQPVREILDLIERTIEQRPEFDPSTDMRTFSISASDYATLVLLSPFVRAAAAEAPGVTIHVLPRSRDPRQLLHTDEADLVIEPRELLGDTDFPSYPLFSDQWLCAVDAANPVGSAQQITLDEYLRLPHLVYSIGPDRQLDFADQRLAQLGIPRRIEFTVESFLLVPFLIRGTSLASLVLERAARQLAAAATGIRLLPPPLPLPDIHETMYWHPRHTTDPAHRWLRERLLASASDLGGMNGLPSDGT, encoded by the coding sequence GTGGATCTGAATCTGCTCGTGGCACTGGATGCCTTGCTGGCCGAGCGCAACGTCAGCCGCGCGGGCCGACGACTCGGCCTCAGTCAGCCCGCGACCAGCTCGTCACTCGCCCGCCTCAGGAAGATGTTCGGGGACCCGCTCCTGGTGCGGCGGGGCAGGGAATTCACCCTCACCGCCGAGGCGGAGCGACTGGTGCAACCCGTACGGGAGATCCTCGACCTGATCGAGCGGACCATCGAGCAGCGTCCCGAATTCGACCCGAGCACGGACATGCGCACCTTCTCCATCAGCGCGTCCGACTACGCGACGTTGGTATTGCTGAGCCCCTTCGTCCGGGCGGCGGCCGCCGAAGCCCCAGGCGTGACGATTCACGTCCTCCCCAGATCGAGAGATCCACGGCAACTGCTGCACACCGACGAGGCCGATCTCGTCATCGAACCAAGGGAGCTCCTCGGAGACACCGACTTCCCGTCGTATCCACTGTTCAGCGACCAATGGCTGTGCGCGGTCGACGCCGCCAATCCGGTCGGCTCGGCGCAGCAGATAACGCTGGACGAATACCTGCGTCTCCCGCACCTCGTGTACAGCATCGGACCGGACCGGCAACTCGACTTCGCCGACCAGCGCCTCGCCCAGCTCGGCATCCCACGACGGATCGAGTTCACTGTGGAGAGTTTTCTCCTCGTGCCCTTCCTGATCCGAGGAACATCTCTGGCCAGCCTCGTCCTCGAGCGGGCGGCTCGTCAGCTCGCCGCCGCGGCAACCGGCATCCGGCTCCTGCCACCGCCGCTCCCCCTGCCCGACATCCACGAGACGATGTACTGGCATCCCCGTCATACGACCGACCCGGCACACCGCTGGCTTCGCGAACGCTTGCTCGCCTCCGCGAGCGACCTCGGCGGCATGAACGGACTTCCTTCGGACGGAACCTGA
- a CDS encoding flavin reductase family protein: protein MALVPSPVWRDPMTESGNTPGDLCGDDDVGADVAPWALETKADPDTFRAAMGRVVGSVTVVTTRHDGRAWGMTVSAFNPVCMEPPTVLVCVNARTVTAADIHRESRFGVNLLSQDQLPVSQLCSRAGAVKYVDDHVVASSQLPAEVTSPVLRNSLVTFDCEVTEARTVGSHLVVMGQVRAVLAPDSRRPLLYGQGRYQRSVDIEELLTMTEAAA from the coding sequence GTGGCTCTTGTGCCGTCGCCGGTTTGGAGAGATCCGATGACCGAATCAGGAAATACCCCCGGCGACCTGTGCGGGGATGATGACGTGGGGGCCGACGTCGCACCGTGGGCGTTGGAGACGAAGGCGGATCCCGATACGTTCCGGGCGGCGATGGGCCGTGTGGTCGGCAGCGTGACCGTGGTGACCACACGTCATGACGGTCGTGCCTGGGGCATGACTGTCAGTGCGTTCAATCCGGTGTGCATGGAGCCGCCGACGGTGCTGGTGTGTGTCAACGCTCGCACTGTCACCGCTGCGGACATCCACCGCGAGAGCAGATTCGGGGTCAATCTGCTCAGCCAGGACCAACTCCCCGTGTCACAGCTGTGCTCACGTGCCGGGGCAGTGAAATACGTCGATGACCACGTCGTCGCAAGTAGCCAGCTGCCGGCCGAAGTGACGTCGCCGGTATTGCGCAATTCGCTGGTGACCTTCGACTGCGAGGTGACCGAGGCACGGACCGTGGGCAGCCACTTGGTCGTCATGGGCCAGGTGCGGGCCGTCCTGGCGCCCGACTCCCGCCGTCCACTGCTGTACGGGCAGGGGCGCTACCAACGCAGCGTGGACATCGAGGAGTTGCTGACGATGACAGAGGCCGCGGCATGA
- a CDS encoding nuclear transport factor 2 family protein, whose translation MKLTGLPARLYEAYNHHDPLAAARLYDAGATHEEIAQGSSRQGPEAIADGLRRFFQWFPDAHWQPQTQITDPNGPVAITYLLTATLQAPMGPLAARGQRLSLRGVHVLLLGGELIRGSEDYWDAATFHRQMNRTTTGETP comes from the coding sequence ATGAAGCTGACCGGTCTGCCGGCCCGCCTGTACGAGGCCTACAACCACCACGACCCGCTCGCCGCCGCGCGACTGTATGACGCCGGGGCCACGCACGAGGAGATCGCGCAGGGCAGCTCCCGGCAGGGACCGGAGGCCATCGCCGACGGACTGCGTCGCTTCTTCCAGTGGTTTCCCGACGCCCACTGGCAACCGCAGACCCAGATCACCGATCCGAACGGACCGGTCGCGATCACCTATCTGCTCACTGCCACGCTGCAGGCGCCGATGGGCCCCCTCGCCGCCCGCGGCCAGCGTCTGTCACTGCGCGGCGTGCACGTGTTGCTCCTGGGGGGAGAGCTGATCCGTGGCAGCGAGGACTACTGGGACGCCGCCACCTTCCACCGTCAAATGAACCGCACCACCACGGGAGAGACACCATGA